The Streptomyces rubrogriseus genomic sequence GATGCGGGACGGCCAGGCGTACGCCTTCGCCTTCGACGACGTCGGCAACCACGAGTCGCTGGTGCACGACGGCGACCCCAAGGACGCGGCGATCACGCTGGAGTCCTTCGACTGACCGGGCCGGCCCCACCCGCGCCCGAACCGACGCACCACCTTCCCCCCACCCCCGTGCCCGCTCCCGCCCCGTGGGAGCGGGCCCACGAAAGGGAGAGACATGGCCTCCCCACGACTGCTCCGCAGTTGCCTGCTCGCCACCCTGTCCGCCACCCTCGTCGCGGCCGCCGCGGTGACCCCCGCCCAGGCGGAACGCGGTCCGGAGACCGCCGCGGCGGTGACGTTCTCCGACACCTTCGACGGGCCCGCCGGATCGGGCGTCGACGCCTCCAAGTGGCAGCTCGAGACCGGCGACAACGTCAGCAACCACGAGCGGCAGTACTACACGTCCGGCACCGACAACGCGAAGCTCGACGGCCAGGGCAACCTGGTGATCGAGGCCCGCCGCGAGAACCCGGGCAACTACCAGTGCTGGTACGGCACGTGCGAGTACACCTCCGCGCGGCTGAACACCTCCGGCAGGTTCACCGCGACCTACGGCCACGTCGAGGCCCGGATGAAGATCCCGCGCGGGCAGGGCATCTGGCCCGCCTTCTGGATGCTGGGCCAGGACATCGGCGAGGTCGGCTGGCCGAACTCGGGCGAGATCGACGTCATGGAGAACGTCGGGTTCGAGCCGTCCACGGTCCACGGCACCATCCACGGCCCCGGCTACTCCGGCTCGGGCGGCATCGGCGCGGCCTACACGCTGCCGAACGGCGAGGCGTTCGCCGACGCCTTCCACACCTTCGCCGTGGACTGGGCCCCGGACCGGATCACCTGGTCGGTCGACGGCAACGTCTACCAGACCCGTACACCGGCCGACCTGGGCGGCAACGCGTGGGTCTTCGACAAGCCGTTCTTCCTCATCCTGAACCTCGCCGTCGGCGGCTACTGGCCCGGCGACCCCGACGGCTCGACCGCCTTCCCGCAGCAGCTGGTGGTCGACGAGGTGAAGGTGACCACGAGCGACGGCTGACGACCCTCGGGCCCGGCACACCCGGAACCCGCAGCGGACCGCGGTCTTTCCGAGACCGCGGTCCCCGGGCCGCCCGACCCCGGTCAGGGGGACGTCGTCCGGGCGATGTCCGCGGCCGGGGCGTCCTCGTCCGGGGCCGCCGGGGGCGGGAAGATCAGATCCTCGAGCGCGTCCGCGGCGAACAGGAAGGCCATCATCACGACTGGTAGAAGCAGCGCGAGCAGAATCACAGGACCTCCCGGTGGGTCGGTCTGTGGGCTTCGTGGCCCGGCTTCAAGGATGGGCCCGAATGGCCGAACCCGCACGGCGGGAGCCGACGAAGCCGCTATGCCGCGGACAGCACCCCGGGTGATCCTTTGGCCAGTCGTTCACGCATATGCAGAACGAATGTGCGGCGCCACCTCTGCCCACGGCATGCCGTTGAGTACGTATGGAACCTCCCATCGAGATCGACCACAGCGCCGTCGAGGACTGGACCATCGTGGAGATCCGCGGAGAGGTGGACGTGTACACCGTGCCCGTGATCAAGCAGTACATGATCGAGCGACTCGCGGACGGTCACCGTCGGTTCGTCGTCGACCTGCGCGCGGTGGCGTTCATCGACTCCATGGGCCTGGGCGTGCTGGTCGGCGCCCTCAAACGGGTCCAGTCGGTGCACGGCGAGCTGAAACTCGTCATCACGGACGCCA encodes the following:
- a CDS encoding STAS domain-containing protein; this encodes MEPPIEIDHSAVEDWTIVEIRGEVDVYTVPVIKQYMIERLADGHRRFVVDLRAVAFIDSMGLGVLVGALKRVQSVHGELKLVITDASTKQLFALTGLRHVFPIYDSVYQARRTS